TTGACCACTACCACCACGGGACGAATCACCCCGGCCTTGTAGTAGATGGCATCCATCACTTCCGGTACCCCGTGTCCCTTGGCCTCGGGGGCAAATTGGCGTACCAGCCAGACAACGATCAGGCCGCCGACCACCGGGGCGAGAATGATTCCTGCGCCCCAGCGGCTGGCGTCGGCATGTTTCAGCGCGTTGAAAACGAAACTGAGCTGACCATAGAAGAAAAGGTTGTGCATCAGGCCGATGAGGCGGCGAAAGACTACTGCCCCCAGACCGGCCACGATGCCAACAAAGATTGCCAGGAGAAAGTGAAAGAAGGGATTGCGGCGTACCTTGCGCCAGCGCGCCCGTAGCTTACCGCTCTCGCTGCTGCTCCCCTCTAGGGATACCGCACCTACAACGGTGCTGGTGAGCTCACTCATGTCGGCCTACGCGGGCTGCAGCATGGCCCGCGCCTGCTCTTCGACAAAGATCTTGCTGTCCACTTTACAATAAATGGCCTCTTCGTCAGGAAATACAGCAACTTCAGCTACCCCAGGAAGGGCCAGTAATCTTTGCTCCAGTCCACTGTCGGAGTTTGCAGGCAGGCTGAATATGCGCGTAGCCAAGTAGCGCGGACGCTGCATACTCAGTGCTACGCCCATCCAGACCACAAATATGCCGGTAACCACCCAAAAAATAACACTATAATTGCGGGATTCCGGGAGATAGAGCAAGCCACCCAGCAAGCCACCGCAGAAGGCGCCGAAAAACTCGGAAGAGGTATATACCCCCGTTGCCGTGCCCTTGGCGCCGGGGTGGCTGAATTTGGCAATCAAGGAAGGCAGGCTGGCCTCCAAGACATTGAAGCCAACAAAAAACAGGAAGAGGGCGATGGCGATGGTGGTGAGGCTATGGTACGAGACCGCCATGAGTATCCCAGCAATGATCAGTAATGCGATAGCGACGAGAAAAACTTCCTTCAGTTTGCGTTTGGCCTCACCCACGATGATGAGAGGTATCATGAACAAGAAAGAGAGCAGCACGACGGGTAAATACAAGATCCATTGATCGGATAGGGCCAGCAAGGGATGGCGCGGATCGACCAGCACCAGAGGCAACACCACAAAGATTGCGGTGAGACCGGTATGGAGGGCAAAGATACCAAAGTCCAGGCGCAGCAGATTGGGATCGCGCAAGACGGTGCGCAGCATAGCCGGATTCAGTTCTGCATCGCGGTGAAACTTGGCCGGACTGCTGGGGATCACCAGATACAGCACCGCAATCGCCAACAAAGCCAGCAGAGCGGTCAACCAAAAGATTCCCGACACGCCGATGAAATGTGCCAGCGGTGCGGACAGTACCAAGGAGGCACTGAAACTGATCCCAATGGTAATGCCAATGACCGCCATGGCCTTGGTCCATCGTTCTTCACGCACCAGATCCGCAGTCAGCGCAATGATCGCTGCAGCGACGGCGCCCGCGCCTTGAATGATTCGTCCGATCAATAAGCCATCGATGCTACTGGCGAGGGCGGCGATGACGCTACCTATGGCAAAGATCAATAGGCCGATGGCGATGACCGGTTTGCGACCGATACGATCCGAGAGTTTGCCGAAGGGAATCTGCAGGACTGCCTGGGTAAGACCGTAGGCGCCGAGAGCAATGCCGATCAGGGCGGGATGGTCTGCTGCACCGCGAAGGCCGTGGGCATAAACCGAGAAGACGGGCAGAACGAGGAACAAACCCAGCAACCGGAGTCCGAATATCCCTGCCAAAGAAAAGACGGCCCGCTTTTCGCGGTGATCGAGGACAGCTTCTACGGACACGGAGATTCTCCTGTAACGATTGCGGGGCTTGTTTTGATCATAAAGCGGATATTAAATCGTAACAGTCCGACAGTGAAATCGAATTCATCGAATCAAATATCATTGAAAATGATAGACCCTCCGAGTATCCTGTTCCCTTGCGTATCAAGGCTAAAGCCGCCCCGGTTGGAGGGCTGCGCTGCAGCAATGCAGAGGACTCCGATGGAGGGTTGTCTATGGCGCTGGACTCGGAACAGCTACTGACTTTTTTGGTCCTTGCAGAAACTGGCAGTGTCAGCGAAACCGCCCGTCGCTTGCATCGCGGACAGCCTGCTATTTCTGGACGTCTGCGCAAATTGACCGAGAGCGTGGGTGAGCCACTTTATGTGCATGATGGCGGAAAGATACGACTGACTGACATGGGGTTGGCCTTGTTGCCAGAAATTCAGCGTTTGCGTACCAATATGCAGGTGCTGGAGGAGTTTGTCGGAAAAAAACAAAACCTAGAGCTGGGAACCCTGCGTTTGGTAGCCACCAGCTTGATCGTGAATTACCACCTGCCACAGGTGCTGCACCAGTTTCGTCAACAATATCCGCATATCAACTTGCTAATTCATGGTGGTGAGCGTTACTGGCAAGGTTCATTGGTGGAAAGAGTCGACGGAATTTTTTTTGAAAACAGAGGAGATGCCGCGCAGCTGTCCACATCTTATGATATATACCTGTGGCATCGGGATGACATTCTGGCAATTATGCCCAAAGAGCATCCGCT
The window above is part of the Acidithiobacillus acidisediminis genome. Proteins encoded here:
- a CDS encoding LysR substrate-binding domain-containing protein; the encoded protein is MALDSEQLLTFLVLAETGSVSETARRLHRGQPAISGRLRKLTESVGEPLYVHDGGKIRLTDMGLALLPEIQRLRTNMQVLEEFVGKKQNLELGTLRLVATSLIVNYHLPQVLHQFRQQYPHINLLIHGGERYWQGSLVERVDGIFFENRGDAAQLSTSYDIYLWHRDDILAIMPKEHPLADQPYVTLEQLRDYPLVWREPSSGTRRILEKAFLARDVQPTHFIEVADVESVGALVEAGLGIGFVPRSVIERRRDWQVQKVPAIPSMKLETYLAVPAKEQRSRVLHAFLELLQFSAAENIEQ
- a CDS encoding MFS transporter — protein: MSVEAVLDHREKRAVFSLAGIFGLRLLGLFLVLPVFSVYAHGLRGAADHPALIGIALGAYGLTQAVLQIPFGKLSDRIGRKPVIAIGLLIFAIGSVIAALASSIDGLLIGRIIQGAGAVAAAIIALTADLVREERWTKAMAVIGITIGISFSASLVLSAPLAHFIGVSGIFWLTALLALLAIAVLYLVIPSSPAKFHRDAELNPAMLRTVLRDPNLLRLDFGIFALHTGLTAIFVVLPLVLVDPRHPLLALSDQWILYLPVVLLSFLFMIPLIIVGEAKRKLKEVFLVAIALLIIAGILMAVSYHSLTTIAIALFLFFVGFNVLEASLPSLIAKFSHPGAKGTATGVYTSSEFFGAFCGGLLGGLLYLPESRNYSVIFWVVTGIFVVWMGVALSMQRPRYLATRIFSLPANSDSGLEQRLLALPGVAEVAVFPDEEAIYCKVDSKIFVEEQARAMLQPA